One window from the genome of Solirubrobacterales bacterium encodes:
- a CDS encoding helix-turn-helix transcriptional regulator codes for MSGAAMTAEPTPLDSCEQRLVNPVRVAEIRGRVPAPETVSELADVFRVLAEPSRLGIVAALLEAGELCVCDLAATVGLSETSTSQHLRVLRSGRTVRSRREGRIVYYALDDSHVRLLLDVALQHVAHGSESPEHD; via the coding sequence ATGAGCGGTGCTGCGATGACTGCTGAACCGACGCCACTCGACAGCTGCGAACAACGTCTCGTCAATCCCGTGCGAGTCGCGGAAATCCGCGGGCGCGTGCCTGCGCCTGAAACTGTTTCTGAGCTGGCGGACGTTTTTCGAGTTCTTGCTGAGCCGTCCCGCCTGGGGATCGTCGCTGCACTTCTGGAAGCCGGCGAGCTCTGCGTTTGCGACCTCGCCGCCACGGTCGGCCTCTCTGAAACTTCCACGTCACAGCATCTGCGAGTCCTGCGCAGCGGACGCACCGTACGCAGTAGGCGTGAAGGACGCATCGTGTATTACGCGCTGGATGACTCGCACGTGCGACTGCTGCTGGATGTCGCGCTCCAGCACGTCGCTCACGGGTCAGAATCGCCCGAGCACGACTGA
- the dnaE gene encoding DNA polymerase III subunit alpha: MTGPVKSVAHLHVHSEYSLLDGAAHIKDLAERAAAFDQPALGLTDHGVMNGSVELHEACKKEGIKPIFGCEVYYVDDRRRKESGKVERNHLTLLAESDIGFRNLTKLCSAGFLEGFHRGKANVDMELLQQYNEGIIALTGCLASRFVRRINQNDPAAAREHVDQLIQVFGPEDVYFEIQENKIDDQNNANPQIAAMAKEFGRPIVGTADVHYLGREDYDSHAALLCVQTKSTLAEPKMTFDTNEFYLKPNDEMTSEFAQWEGAIESTIEIADRVNVNFELGGRLIPTYKTPSGESDGEYLRGLVQEGLVKRYGDPVPAAAQERAEMEMAVIDKMGFNSYFLIVWDFVKYAKDNNIAVGPGRGSAAGSIISYALSITDVDPIAYDLLFERFLNAERVSMPDIDIDFSVHGREKVIRYVSDKYGKESVARIITFGRMFPRAAVRDAARVLGHDYGTGDRLSKMIPDPEQGRSPSFADCLKKGQPLNDVYENDPTSKQIVDLAMGLENTVRNSSIHAAAVVIADRPLTDIVPLQLAEDKSAPGDEKAYRVITQYSMGPVEALGLLKMDFLGLRNLDVIEEAMDIIERAGHERPDMDTLPLDDQKTFKMLAAGDSIGVFQFESEGMREALKKVRPTEFEDLIALVALYRPGAMSHIPAYARGKRNPESVKFPDERLRSITETSYGVVLYQEQNMLVAKQIAGFSGPRADDLRKAIGKKDREKMAGLKDEFFEGCRASGTAEGTIESLWKMNEDAADYSFNKSHAACYGLIAYRTAWLKANFPAEYMAAVISSVMSTKDKVPFFVVQCEAMGIKVLPPDVNESGHRFNVVDGNIRFGLEAVKGVGGAAVDAIIAAREKDGPFGSLWDFCERVDNRSVNKKAIESLVKCGAFSSTGATRKGMLEVLEQAQASGVKQQNDERLGQGSIFDMADSAVATTHEVVRPPIPEGEWEQPEMLAAEKETLGLFLSNHPLKTLAGALRARVDCSIADLDRKKDGDWLSVGGMIVESKTIRTKNGSHMMFARIDDLTAQVEIIVFAKALDAVKEHLHNDAIVTVRGRIDHKDGEVKLVAQEVTPFEPTEEELAASAGSPFANQPIRVVIDADTAEHPSVASFVRDIQGVVDMHKGPLPLEIVVRKGDDEVALECGDMYKVSKSSAFIAELEEIEGVQVAGAAPEVRS, from the coding sequence GTGACCGGACCCGTCAAATCTGTTGCGCATCTGCACGTCCACTCTGAGTATTCGCTGCTCGACGGGGCCGCACACATCAAAGATCTCGCCGAGCGCGCGGCCGCCTTTGACCAGCCTGCGCTGGGCCTGACCGATCACGGCGTGATGAACGGCTCGGTCGAGCTCCACGAGGCCTGCAAAAAGGAAGGCATTAAGCCAATCTTCGGCTGCGAGGTCTATTACGTCGATGACCGTCGCCGCAAAGAGTCCGGCAAGGTCGAACGCAACCATCTCACGTTGCTCGCCGAATCCGACATCGGTTTCCGCAACCTCACCAAGCTCTGCAGCGCGGGCTTCCTCGAGGGCTTTCACCGGGGCAAGGCCAACGTGGATATGGAGCTGCTGCAGCAGTACAACGAGGGCATCATCGCGCTGACCGGTTGTTTGGCATCGAGATTCGTGCGCCGCATAAACCAGAACGACCCGGCCGCTGCACGTGAGCACGTCGACCAGTTGATCCAGGTGTTCGGCCCCGAAGACGTCTACTTCGAGATCCAGGAAAACAAGATCGACGATCAGAACAATGCAAACCCTCAGATCGCCGCGATGGCCAAAGAATTCGGCCGGCCGATCGTCGGAACGGCTGACGTGCATTACCTGGGCCGTGAGGACTACGACTCCCACGCCGCGCTTCTCTGCGTTCAGACCAAGAGCACGCTCGCCGAACCGAAGATGACCTTCGACACGAATGAGTTCTACCTGAAGCCCAACGACGAGATGACATCCGAGTTCGCGCAGTGGGAAGGCGCGATCGAGTCAACGATCGAGATCGCGGACCGCGTCAACGTGAACTTTGAGCTCGGCGGTCGCTTGATCCCTACCTACAAGACGCCGTCAGGTGAGTCAGACGGCGAGTACCTGCGCGGGCTGGTCCAGGAGGGCCTGGTCAAGCGTTACGGTGATCCAGTGCCCGCAGCGGCCCAGGAGCGCGCCGAGATGGAAATGGCCGTGATCGACAAGATGGGCTTCAACAGCTACTTCCTGATCGTCTGGGACTTCGTGAAGTACGCGAAGGACAACAACATCGCTGTCGGTCCTGGCCGTGGCTCTGCTGCTGGCTCGATAATTTCCTATGCGCTCAGCATCACCGACGTTGACCCGATCGCATACGACCTGTTGTTCGAGCGCTTCCTGAACGCCGAGCGCGTGTCCATGCCGGATATCGACATCGACTTCTCCGTTCATGGCCGTGAGAAGGTCATTCGCTACGTCTCTGACAAGTACGGCAAAGAGTCCGTGGCCCGGATCATCACCTTCGGTCGCATGTTCCCGCGCGCTGCTGTGCGGGACGCCGCTCGCGTGCTCGGCCACGACTACGGCACGGGTGACCGTCTTTCAAAGATGATCCCTGACCCGGAGCAGGGTCGCTCGCCCAGTTTCGCCGACTGCCTGAAAAAGGGCCAGCCTCTCAACGACGTCTACGAGAACGATCCGACGTCGAAGCAAATCGTTGATCTTGCGATGGGACTCGAGAACACCGTGCGAAACAGCTCGATCCACGCGGCGGCAGTCGTGATCGCCGATCGCCCCCTGACCGACATCGTGCCGCTGCAGCTCGCTGAAGACAAATCCGCACCCGGCGACGAGAAGGCCTACCGCGTAATCACGCAGTACTCGATGGGCCCGGTCGAGGCGCTTGGCCTGCTGAAGATGGACTTCCTCGGCCTGCGCAACCTCGACGTGATCGAGGAGGCGATGGACATCATCGAACGCGCCGGCCACGAGCGGCCCGACATGGACACGTTGCCGCTTGACGACCAGAAGACGTTCAAGATGCTCGCCGCCGGAGACTCGATCGGCGTATTCCAGTTTGAGTCCGAGGGCATGCGCGAAGCCCTGAAGAAGGTTCGCCCAACAGAGTTCGAAGACCTGATCGCGCTCGTCGCGCTTTACCGCCCGGGCGCGATGAGCCACATCCCGGCGTACGCACGCGGCAAGCGCAACCCCGAGTCGGTCAAGTTCCCCGACGAACGACTGCGATCGATCACCGAAACTTCATACGGCGTGGTGCTCTACCAGGAACAGAACATGCTCGTGGCCAAGCAGATCGCCGGCTTCTCCGGTCCGCGCGCAGACGACCTGCGCAAGGCGATCGGCAAGAAGGACCGCGAGAAGATGGCCGGCCTGAAAGACGAGTTCTTCGAGGGCTGCCGCGCGTCCGGGACTGCCGAGGGCACGATCGAATCGCTCTGGAAGATGAACGAGGACGCCGCCGACTACTCGTTCAACAAGTCGCATGCCGCCTGCTACGGACTGATCGCCTACCGCACGGCGTGGCTGAAGGCGAACTTCCCGGCTGAATACATGGCCGCTGTCATCAGCTCTGTGATGAGCACCAAGGACAAGGTTCCGTTCTTTGTTGTGCAGTGCGAGGCGATGGGCATCAAGGTCCTGCCGCCGGATGTCAACGAGTCTGGCCACCGCTTCAATGTTGTCGACGGCAACATCCGCTTTGGTCTTGAGGCGGTGAAGGGCGTCGGCGGCGCGGCCGTGGACGCGATCATCGCGGCGCGCGAGAAGGACGGCCCGTTTGGTTCCTTGTGGGACTTCTGCGAGCGCGTGGACAACCGCTCGGTCAACAAGAAGGCGATCGAATCCCTGGTCAAGTGCGGTGCGTTTTCCTCCACCGGCGCTACACGCAAGGGAATGCTTGAGGTGCTGGAGCAGGCCCAGGCCTCCGGCGTCAAGCAACAGAACGACGAACGCCTGGGGCAGGGATCGATCTTCGACATGGCCGACAGCGCCGTTGCCACCACCCACGAAGTCGTCCGCCCGCCGATCCCAGAAGGCGAATGGGAGCAGCCCGAGATGCTCGCCGCAGAGAAGGAAACGCTCGGACTGTTCTTGTCCAACCACCCTTTGAAGACGCTCGCCGGCGCGTTGCGCGCCCGCGTGGACTGCTCGATCGCCGACCTCGACCGCAAGAAGGACGGGGACTGGCTCTCGGTCGGCGGAATGATCGTCGAGTCCAAGACGATCCGCACCAAGAACGGCAGCCATATGATGTTCGCGCGGATCGACGACCTCACCGCTCAGGTCGAAATCATCGTCTTCGCGAAGGCGCTCGACGCCGTCAAGGAGCACCTCCACAACGACGCCATCGTCACCGTTCGCGGGCGGATCGATCACAAGGACGGCGAGGTCAAGCTCGTCGCTCAGGAAGTCACGCCGTTCGAGCCGACCGAGGAGGAGCTTGCGGCGTCGGCCGGCAGCCCTTTCGCCAATCAGCCAATTCGCGTCGTGATCGACGCTGACACGGCCGAGCATCCCTCTGTTGCCTCGTTCGTGCGCGACATCCAGGGCGTGGTGGATATGCACAAGGGCCCGCTGCCGCTCGAGATCGTCGTGCGCAAGGGCGACGACGAGGTTGCTCTCGAGTGCGGCGACATGTACAAAGTTTCTAAGAGCAGCGCATTCATCGCTGAACTCGAAGAGATCGAAGGCGTCCAAGTCGCCGGCGCAGCACCAGAGGTGCGCAGCTAA
- a CDS encoding cation transporter — MSEGHSHATAASAGSRHLRPLAIALALTATYMVVEVVAGILTNSLALISDAGHMLTDVVGLSMALAAIRFSQSRRDTSHTYGLYRLEILASLVNALLLFAVSGYVIYEAVQRFSEPPEVRGVPLMVVAAVGLIVNLISFRLLAAGSKESINVRGAFLEVMADALGSAGVLLAGLILITTGWQYADPLIGAGIGLFILPRTWRLAKASLRILLEIAPANIDVGEIQSRLASIPGVEEVHDLHVWTLTSGIDSASGHLALTEGADVRAVLSSATTLFQNEFGVSHVTLQCEPQGFREKPITV, encoded by the coding sequence ATGAGCGAAGGTCATTCACACGCCACGGCAGCATCGGCAGGTTCGCGGCACTTGCGGCCACTCGCCATCGCGCTCGCGCTGACGGCCACGTACATGGTCGTCGAAGTCGTGGCCGGGATCCTGACCAACTCTTTGGCACTGATCAGCGACGCCGGTCATATGCTGACCGACGTGGTCGGACTGAGCATGGCTCTGGCCGCGATCCGGTTCTCACAGAGCCGCCGCGACACATCTCATACTTACGGTCTTTATCGGCTCGAGATCCTCGCGAGCCTCGTGAACGCGCTCTTGCTGTTCGCTGTTTCTGGTTATGTGATTTACGAGGCAGTCCAACGCTTCTCAGAACCCCCCGAGGTTCGCGGTGTCCCGTTGATGGTCGTGGCCGCGGTCGGCCTTATCGTGAATCTCATTTCCTTTCGGCTACTTGCTGCCGGCTCGAAGGAAAGCATCAACGTGCGCGGAGCATTCCTCGAGGTCATGGCCGACGCCCTCGGGTCTGCAGGCGTGCTTCTCGCCGGCCTGATCCTGATCACGACGGGGTGGCAGTACGCCGATCCATTGATCGGGGCGGGTATCGGTCTCTTCATCCTGCCTCGCACCTGGCGTCTCGCGAAGGCGTCGCTCAGAATTTTGCTCGAAATCGCGCCCGCGAATATCGACGTCGGGGAAATCCAGTCGCGCCTGGCTTCGATCCCAGGTGTGGAAGAGGTACACGACCTCCACGTATGGACCCTGACTTCCGGCATCGACAGCGCCTCCGGCCACCTCGCACTCACCGAGGGTGCCGACGTGCGGGCCGTCCTGTCCTCGGCGACGACGCTGTTTCAGAACGAGTTCGGTGTCTCGCACGTGACCCTGCAGTGCGAGCCACAGGGATTTCGCGAAAAGCCGATCACGGTCTGA
- a CDS encoding cation-translocating P-type ATPase: MSDTIQVEVPIELEHDCEACVHRLREELFLHHGVIGIDDTSSRSKLRVDIDPVQCSASCLLETSGNTQDGLRDRFAHDELRVTGMDCADCANTIQRAVARAEGVSHAEVSFPASSMRVEYESQSVDRARVTGLVERLGYRVSEMDDDSTDTLPVWKRVETHTFAAAALLLLALFVDFGLDLNTLAVVLYGASILVGGTQIARTGLAALYATRRPDIRFLMTIAVTGAATIGAWLEAALVVVLFSVGELLESRAVEHARRELTGLVALAPNFANLRRSHSHGDGPAHYEESQVPASELKIGDEIVIRPGEAIAADAVLIEGASSVDQAPITGESTPVDKAIGDVLFAGTLNGQGMMVARVSTAPGDSTLARIATLVAEAQSRKSPSERWVDSFARIYTPVVMLASVLVAALPPLLGDTSFADSFYSALALLILACPCALVISTPVAIVSALARASSAGVLIKGGAHLEMAVSISAVAFDKTGTLTEGRPRVVAVDATLGEADELLALAASLEQGSEHPLAKAIVSEAKSRSLQLSPVEGFEALAGLGARGTVDGSEIQIGNTRLFERSDFPDVASIAAMKEFADDPQTRVLLVRDGALLGSIELADTPRPEAAQAISELHKLGIKRTVMLTGDNHRTARAVADGLGIDEVRAELLPADKVAAIAGLGAGTAMVGDGVNDAPALAAADLGIAMGSAGSATAIEVADIALMGDDPRKVAELIATARWTKAVVRQNIAFSLSTKALALAFLAVGALPLWAAVATDVGASLVVVGNSLRLLSRTPGGRLRNTNVLATAVSARTGEFPIAAKNERCCDDC, translated from the coding sequence ATGAGTGACACGATCCAGGTTGAGGTGCCAATCGAACTCGAGCACGACTGTGAAGCGTGCGTGCATCGCCTGCGCGAAGAACTTTTTCTGCATCATGGCGTGATCGGGATTGATGACACTTCGAGCCGCTCAAAGCTTCGCGTAGATATCGACCCCGTGCAGTGCTCGGCCAGCTGCCTGCTGGAGACCTCTGGCAACACGCAGGACGGCCTTCGCGATCGCTTCGCTCATGATGAACTCAGGGTGACGGGCATGGATTGCGCCGATTGCGCCAACACGATTCAGCGCGCCGTAGCTCGCGCTGAAGGCGTAAGTCATGCCGAGGTCAGCTTCCCGGCGTCCTCAATGCGCGTCGAATATGAGTCTCAATCAGTCGATCGCGCGCGAGTCACTGGTCTGGTCGAGCGGCTCGGCTACCGCGTGTCTGAAATGGACGACGATTCAACAGACACGCTGCCCGTGTGGAAGCGTGTGGAGACCCACACGTTCGCCGCCGCGGCACTGCTCCTGCTCGCCCTGTTTGTCGATTTTGGGCTCGATCTGAACACTCTCGCAGTCGTGCTGTATGGCGCGTCGATCCTCGTCGGCGGAACCCAGATCGCGCGCACAGGCCTCGCTGCCTTGTATGCGACACGCCGTCCAGACATTCGCTTTCTGATGACGATCGCAGTGACGGGCGCCGCCACGATCGGGGCGTGGCTCGAAGCCGCTCTCGTAGTGGTGCTTTTCTCCGTGGGTGAACTGCTCGAATCACGCGCTGTAGAGCATGCCCGACGAGAACTGACGGGTCTCGTCGCCCTGGCTCCAAACTTCGCAAATCTGCGACGCTCGCATTCGCATGGCGACGGCCCCGCCCACTACGAAGAATCTCAGGTGCCGGCAAGCGAGCTTAAAATCGGGGACGAAATCGTGATCCGGCCGGGCGAGGCGATTGCGGCCGACGCCGTGCTGATCGAGGGCGCTTCATCGGTCGATCAGGCTCCAATCACGGGCGAGTCCACTCCGGTGGACAAGGCGATTGGCGACGTGCTGTTTGCCGGCACGCTCAATGGCCAGGGAATGATGGTTGCTCGCGTCAGCACTGCGCCCGGTGATTCGACCCTCGCCCGCATCGCAACCCTCGTGGCAGAAGCTCAATCTCGCAAGTCGCCGTCCGAGCGCTGGGTCGACAGCTTCGCTCGGATCTACACGCCCGTCGTGATGCTCGCCTCGGTCCTCGTCGCCGCGCTCCCGCCGCTTTTGGGCGACACCAGCTTTGCGGACTCGTTCTACAGCGCGCTCGCGCTTTTGATCCTCGCCTGCCCCTGTGCCCTGGTGATTTCGACGCCGGTCGCGATCGTTTCAGCCCTGGCACGGGCATCCTCCGCGGGCGTCCTGATCAAGGGCGGCGCGCATCTCGAGATGGCGGTTTCGATATCGGCTGTCGCCTTTGACAAGACTGGGACCCTCACGGAGGGTCGACCTCGCGTGGTCGCGGTTGACGCAACGCTCGGAGAGGCAGACGAACTCCTCGCGCTCGCCGCTTCACTGGAACAGGGCTCTGAGCATCCGCTGGCCAAGGCGATTGTGTCCGAGGCGAAGAGCCGGTCGCTGCAGTTGTCGCCGGTAGAAGGATTTGAGGCGCTGGCCGGGCTGGGGGCACGCGGCACAGTCGATGGCTCTGAAATCCAGATTGGCAACACGAGATTGTTCGAGCGGTCGGATTTTCCTGACGTTGCATCGATCGCAGCCATGAAAGAATTTGCGGACGACCCGCAGACGCGAGTTCTACTCGTCCGTGACGGCGCCCTGCTCGGTTCGATCGAGCTGGCCGACACGCCCCGGCCGGAGGCAGCCCAGGCCATTAGCGAACTGCACAAGCTCGGGATCAAGCGCACTGTGATGCTCACAGGCGACAATCATCGGACGGCGCGGGCCGTGGCCGATGGCTTGGGAATCGACGAAGTGAGGGCCGAGCTCCTGCCGGCGGACAAAGTCGCTGCGATCGCCGGCCTGGGTGCTGGTACAGCCATGGTCGGAGATGGCGTAAACGACGCCCCGGCACTCGCGGCAGCGGACCTTGGTATTGCGATGGGAAGTGCTGGCAGCGCGACCGCTATCGAGGTCGCAGACATCGCCCTGATGGGCGATGATCCACGGAAGGTTGCGGAGCTGATCGCCACGGCGCGCTGGACCAAAGCCGTGGTGCGGCAGAACATTGCCTTCTCCCTGAGCACGAAGGCTCTTGCGCTGGCGTTCCTTGCCGTCGGCGCGTTACCGCTGTGGGCGGCCGTGGCTACCGATGTTGGCGCCTCGCTGGTCGTTGTTGGCAACAGTCTCAGGCTTCTGAGCCGTACCCCGGGCGGCAGATTGCGCAACACGAACGTGCTAGCAACTGCAGTCTCGGCGCGGACTGGCGAGTTCCCGATCGCAGCCAAGAATGAGCGGTGCTGCGATGACTGCTGA
- a CDS encoding heavy metal translocating P-type ATPase — MKPSHAHSADSRDAVLDVRPILRASEQAVVSRVLGALDGVESVDVNPVAQTAAVRFDASRTSLADLRSTIDDCGYHCAGQSVPNHLCDPAAEPGDPSDHESHDHESHDHESHDHETHDHETHDHESHDHESHEMRSPDEVMGHGGHGGMSMDAMVADMRNRFFVALAFAIPIVLWSPIGSDVVGFSAAPPFGLRNDVWQLLLSLPVIFYASLIFFTGAVRALRARTLDMMVLVAVAVGSGWVFSLSVTLTGGGEVFYEAAVVLASFVLLGHWFEMRARGGANDAIRTLLNLSPAKALVERDGETIEVATADVKVGDILIIRPGSKIAVDGTVEEGESEIDESMVTGESLPVHKTVGSEVTGATININGTLRARATKVGSDTALAQIVKLVQEAQSSKAPGQRLADRAAFWLVLVALVGGVGTLTAWLVFSDVPFSEAMLFAITVVVITCPDALGLATPTAIMVGTGLGAERGILFKNASALETSARIQTVVMDKTGTLTKGEPEVAEVIFDSVEESELIRLVAAVERSSEHPLAKAIVSRADELGLAEAKVSEFENIPGHGASATVDGRRVLVGNAPLMDRQGVKTDAMDAKRDELAKVGQTVVQVAIDDRVAGLIAIADAVRPTSAAAVAALHDSGVSVVMLSGDNFETARRIGDQLGIDQIMAEVLPGDKAAKIAELQADGTKVAMVGDGVNDAPALAQADLGLAIGAGTDVAIETADLVLMRSDPLDVPIGLTIGRGTLRKMRQNLTWAIGYNALALPIAAGVFQPSTGLVLRPEIAALTMAGSSLIVAVNALMLKRLRLPSPVAAER; from the coding sequence ATGAAACCTTCTCATGCCCATAGCGCGGATTCTCGCGACGCAGTGCTCGACGTGCGGCCGATCTTGCGAGCTTCTGAACAGGCCGTGGTGAGCCGCGTGCTTGGAGCGCTTGACGGTGTCGAGTCGGTAGACGTGAACCCGGTGGCGCAGACTGCTGCTGTGCGATTCGATGCGAGCCGGACTTCGCTCGCCGATCTGCGCAGCACAATTGACGACTGCGGATATCACTGTGCGGGACAATCCGTCCCAAATCACCTGTGTGACCCGGCGGCCGAACCGGGCGATCCGTCCGACCACGAATCGCACGACCACGAATCGCACGATCACGAGTCGCACGACCACGAGACGCACGACCACGAGACGCACGACCACGAATCGCACGACCACGAGTCGCACGAAATGCGGTCTCCCGATGAGGTGATGGGACATGGCGGCCATGGCGGCATGTCGATGGACGCGATGGTCGCGGACATGCGGAATCGCTTCTTCGTCGCTCTCGCCTTTGCGATCCCGATCGTGCTCTGGTCGCCGATTGGGAGCGACGTAGTCGGTTTCAGCGCCGCCCCGCCGTTCGGCCTGCGCAATGACGTGTGGCAGCTCTTGCTGAGCCTCCCAGTGATCTTCTACGCATCCCTGATCTTCTTTACGGGAGCGGTGCGAGCGCTGCGCGCTCGGACGCTCGACATGATGGTGCTGGTAGCGGTGGCGGTCGGGTCTGGGTGGGTCTTTTCCCTGAGCGTCACTCTGACCGGAGGCGGCGAAGTTTTCTATGAGGCCGCAGTTGTGCTGGCGTCCTTCGTGTTACTTGGCCACTGGTTTGAAATGCGCGCCCGCGGGGGCGCCAACGACGCAATTCGCACCCTGTTGAACCTCTCACCTGCGAAGGCACTGGTCGAGCGAGACGGTGAGACGATCGAGGTGGCGACGGCCGACGTAAAGGTTGGCGACATCCTGATCATCCGACCGGGATCGAAAATCGCCGTCGACGGCACGGTGGAAGAAGGCGAGAGCGAGATCGATGAGTCGATGGTTACGGGCGAGTCTCTCCCCGTGCACAAGACCGTCGGCTCGGAAGTAACTGGCGCAACAATCAATATCAACGGCACGCTACGAGCGAGGGCGACCAAGGTAGGGAGCGACACTGCACTCGCGCAGATCGTGAAACTGGTTCAGGAGGCCCAGAGCTCCAAGGCGCCCGGCCAGCGACTGGCCGATCGTGCCGCTTTTTGGCTCGTCCTGGTTGCATTGGTTGGTGGCGTTGGGACGCTTACCGCCTGGCTTGTCTTCAGCGACGTCCCATTCAGCGAGGCGATGCTTTTCGCGATCACCGTCGTTGTCATCACCTGCCCCGACGCGCTGGGCCTGGCCACGCCCACCGCGATCATGGTCGGCACCGGCCTGGGCGCTGAGCGCGGGATCCTCTTCAAAAATGCTTCTGCCCTTGAAACCTCGGCGCGGATCCAAACCGTTGTGATGGACAAAACCGGGACGCTCACCAAAGGCGAGCCAGAGGTGGCCGAAGTCATTTTCGACTCAGTCGAAGAATCTGAACTAATCCGTCTGGTCGCTGCGGTTGAACGGTCGTCAGAACATCCACTGGCGAAAGCGATCGTCAGTCGGGCGGATGAGCTCGGACTCGCCGAGGCAAAGGTCAGCGAATTTGAGAACATCCCGGGCCACGGAGCCTCCGCAACTGTCGACGGGCGGCGAGTCCTGGTCGGCAACGCCCCGCTCATGGATCGGCAAGGCGTTAAAACGGATGCAATGGATGCCAAACGTGACGAGCTGGCGAAGGTCGGCCAGACAGTCGTGCAGGTTGCGATTGACGACCGCGTGGCTGGATTGATTGCCATTGCGGACGCAGTGCGGCCGACTTCGGCTGCGGCCGTGGCGGCCTTGCACGATTCTGGCGTGAGCGTGGTCATGCTCAGCGGCGACAACTTCGAGACCGCGCGGCGTATCGGCGACCAGCTCGGGATCGACCAGATCATGGCTGAGGTGCTACCCGGTGACAAGGCGGCGAAGATCGCCGAGTTGCAGGCCGACGGCACCAAAGTTGCGATGGTCGGTGACGGCGTGAACGACGCACCGGCGTTGGCGCAGGCAGACCTCGGTCTGGCCATCGGTGCCGGCACTGACGTTGCAATCGAAACCGCGGATCTCGTGCTGATGCGATCGGATCCGTTGGATGTTCCGATCGGACTCACGATCGGGCGCGGAACGTTGCGAAAAATGCGCCAGAACCTCACTTGGGCAATTGGGTACAACGCTTTGGCACTCCCGATAGCCGCCGGCGTTTTCCAGCCGTCCACAGGGCTTGTGCTCCGCCCTGAAATCGCCGCGTTGACGATGGCGGGGTCAAGTCTTATTGTCGCGGTGAATGCCCTCATGTTGAAACGACTTCGACTCCCGTCGCCGGTGGCCGCCGAGCGTTAG
- a CDS encoding DUF2892 domain-containing protein — translation MKRPVVNISSIERVGRMAVGGLGALAGVLLLLSAADSTIVVILELLLVAAGLDLIITGATGHCPLYSRLGHVPPSLKDRP, via the coding sequence ATGAAACGCCCAGTTGTGAACATTTCATCGATAGAACGCGTCGGCCGGATGGCCGTCGGAGGATTGGGAGCACTCGCGGGTGTTCTGCTGCTCCTGAGCGCTGCCGACAGCACAATCGTTGTGATTCTTGAGCTGTTGCTTGTGGCGGCTGGCCTCGATCTGATCATCACGGGCGCGACGGGCCATTGTCCGCTGTACTCCAGGCTCGGCCACGTTCCGCCCTCACTCAAGGATCGGCCGTGA
- a CDS encoding DUF305 domain-containing protein produces the protein MRPFEPIPKEKKVKFKTFVVALALVAIAVVASGCGSDKSSDAQNSNMAGMTGMDGMNGMDGNQVDAMFVAGMIPHHEAAVAMAELAIKSAERSEIKKLSKNIIASQNAEIEQMQQLQAKLPATSKSMMNDQDMSAMMSETESLKDAKDFDKAFIDAMIPHHQSAIMMAKKEIDQGTNPEVVKIAKAVVAAQTKEIAEMQSWRIDWYGEPLPTASTS, from the coding sequence ATGAGACCCTTTGAACCGATACCGAAAGAGAAAAAAGTGAAATTTAAAACATTTGTAGTCGCACTCGCGCTCGTAGCCATCGCCGTCGTGGCGTCTGGTTGCGGAAGCGACAAGTCCAGTGATGCGCAGAACAGCAACATGGCTGGAATGACCGGAATGGATGGCATGAACGGCATGGACGGCAATCAAGTCGACGCGATGTTCGTCGCGGGCATGATCCCCCATCACGAAGCCGCCGTTGCCATGGCGGAGCTTGCCATCAAATCGGCTGAGCGGTCCGAGATCAAGAAACTGTCCAAAAACATCATCGCTTCCCAGAACGCTGAGATTGAGCAGATGCAACAGTTGCAAGCAAAGCTGCCGGCCACGTCAAAATCGATGATGAACGACCAGGACATGTCCGCAATGATGAGCGAAACTGAGTCGCTGAAGGACGCGAAGGACTTCGACAAGGCCTTCATCGACGCGATGATCCCCCATCATCAGTCGGCGATCATGATGGCCAAAAAAGAAATCGATCAAGGGACCAACCCCGAGGTCGTGAAAATCGCCAAAGCGGTGGTTGCCGCCCAGACAAAAGAGATCGCCGAGATGCAGTCCTGGCGAATCGACTGGTACGGCGAGCCACTCCCCACCGCGAGCACTTCATAG